A genomic window from Micromonospora violae includes:
- a CDS encoding ricin-type beta-trefoil lectin domain protein, with the protein MGTPLLRRLHHPVLGALALVLATSLWAVPATAAPAQEPGVTLRVFDVQVPLSELCTLKPAQTPNVDKLMSTINWTSAADFGFEDNFVSQVLGNITTTQAGSYTFRLSSDDGSKLSIDNAVVINHDGLHGATPPKEGTVTLTAGLHSLRIDHFERGGGQQITLEWKTPGSSTFVVVPNSALSTDAGVVRVTAPGRKECEGVFDSPGDGLPLTGVHPGYTLTNLRPSGFQPKVTGMDWLADGRLVICTWGGSDQSGTSQDGEVWILGNTGGSTSPGNVTTKKIAGGLKEPMGLKVVDGVVYVTEKQRLTRLVNTGGDEVAERLETVATWPYGGNFHEFAFGLLYADGSFYLNLSVSINSGGATTNPQPATNRGTTLKVNKDTGAVSYIAGGLRTPHGIGWGPEGGIFVTDNQGGWLPSSKVVHIKQGRFFNHYTNPAGPFDTAPVTPPVLWMPQNEIANSPSTPLYLTSGRYAGQFVIGDVTYGGLQRANVEKVNGEYQGALFRLTQGLEAGVSEVNVGPDGAIYVGGLGAGGNWGQSGKLSYGLQKLTPNSATTFEMLAMRATTTGFEVEYTQPVSAGTAADLAARYKVKQWRYVATSNYGGPKVDEETLTVTSATLSADGRTVSLVVPGRKAGRVVHLRSPRPFTSTSGQSLWSTEAWYTLNSIPGSPPPPLGGTITGIGGKCLDVDNSGTADGTKIQLYTCNGTAAQSWTRIGDTYRVLGKCLDVDNGGTTNGTKIQLWTCNGTGAQVWQPQSDGSIRNPQSGKILEAAGGATANGTQIQLGTYAGGAHQKWVVSSGVTG; encoded by the coding sequence ATGGGCACACCCCTGCTACGCCGACTCCACCATCCCGTCCTGGGCGCGTTGGCACTCGTTCTCGCCACCAGCCTCTGGGCCGTCCCCGCCACCGCCGCCCCCGCGCAGGAGCCAGGCGTCACACTGCGCGTCTTCGACGTACAGGTGCCGCTGTCCGAGCTGTGCACCCTCAAGCCCGCCCAGACCCCGAACGTGGACAAGCTGATGTCCACCATCAACTGGACCTCCGCGGCCGACTTCGGCTTCGAGGACAACTTCGTCTCGCAGGTGCTCGGCAACATCACCACCACCCAGGCCGGCAGCTACACGTTCCGGCTCAGCAGCGACGACGGATCCAAGCTGTCGATCGACAACGCCGTGGTGATCAACCATGACGGTCTGCACGGCGCGACCCCGCCCAAGGAGGGCACTGTCACCCTCACCGCCGGCCTGCATTCGCTGCGCATCGACCACTTCGAGCGTGGCGGCGGGCAGCAGATCACCCTGGAGTGGAAGACGCCCGGCTCGTCGACCTTCGTGGTCGTCCCGAACTCGGCGCTGAGCACCGACGCCGGCGTGGTCCGGGTGACCGCGCCCGGGCGCAAGGAGTGCGAGGGGGTCTTCGACTCCCCCGGCGACGGCCTGCCGCTGACCGGTGTGCACCCCGGCTACACGCTGACCAACCTGCGGCCCAGCGGCTTCCAGCCGAAGGTCACCGGGATGGACTGGCTGGCCGACGGCCGACTGGTCATCTGCACCTGGGGCGGCAGCGACCAGTCCGGCACCTCCCAGGACGGTGAGGTCTGGATCCTCGGCAACACCGGTGGATCGACGAGCCCGGGGAACGTGACCACCAAGAAGATCGCCGGCGGCCTGAAGGAACCGATGGGGCTCAAGGTCGTCGACGGGGTGGTCTACGTGACGGAGAAGCAGCGGTTGACCCGGCTGGTGAACACCGGCGGTGACGAGGTGGCCGAGCGCCTGGAGACCGTCGCCACCTGGCCGTACGGCGGCAACTTCCACGAGTTCGCGTTCGGCCTGCTCTACGCCGACGGGTCTTTCTATCTGAACCTGTCGGTGTCGATCAACTCCGGCGGCGCCACCACCAACCCGCAACCCGCCACCAACCGGGGCACCACCCTCAAGGTCAACAAGGACACCGGCGCGGTCAGCTACATCGCCGGCGGCCTGCGTACGCCGCACGGCATCGGCTGGGGCCCGGAGGGCGGCATCTTCGTCACCGACAACCAGGGCGGCTGGCTGCCCTCGTCGAAGGTGGTGCACATCAAGCAGGGCCGCTTCTTCAACCACTACACGAACCCGGCGGGGCCGTTCGACACCGCCCCGGTCACCCCGCCGGTGCTCTGGATGCCGCAGAACGAAATCGCCAACTCGCCCAGCACGCCGCTCTACCTGACCAGCGGCCGGTACGCCGGCCAGTTCGTCATCGGCGACGTGACCTACGGCGGCCTGCAACGGGCGAATGTGGAGAAGGTCAACGGCGAGTACCAGGGCGCCCTGTTCCGGCTCACCCAGGGCCTGGAGGCGGGCGTCTCCGAGGTCAACGTCGGCCCGGACGGCGCGATCTACGTCGGCGGGCTCGGCGCGGGCGGCAACTGGGGCCAGAGCGGCAAGCTGTCGTACGGGCTGCAGAAGCTCACCCCGAACAGCGCCACCACGTTCGAGATGCTCGCGATGCGCGCCACCACGACCGGCTTCGAGGTGGAGTACACCCAACCCGTCTCGGCGGGAACCGCCGCCGACCTGGCGGCCCGCTACAAGGTCAAGCAATGGCGGTACGTGGCGACGTCGAACTACGGCGGCCCGAAGGTCGACGAGGAGACGCTGACCGTCACCTCGGCCACCCTCTCGGCGGACGGTAGGACGGTCAGCCTCGTGGTGCCCGGCCGCAAGGCCGGTCGGGTGGTGCACCTGCGCTCGCCGCGCCCGTTCACCTCCACCAGTGGCCAGTCGCTGTGGAGCACCGAGGCGTGGTACACGCTGAACTCGATCCCGGGCAGCCCTCCCCCACCGCTCGGTGGCACCATCACCGGCATCGGCGGCAAGTGCCTGGACGTCGACAACTCCGGCACCGCCGACGGCACGAAGATCCAGCTCTACACGTGCAACGGGACCGCCGCGCAGTCCTGGACCCGGATCGGCGACACGTACCGGGTGCTGGGCAAGTGCCTGGACGTGGACAACGGCGGCACCACCAACGGCACGAAGATCCAGCTCTGGACCTGCAACGGCACCGGCGCGCAAGTCTGGCAGCCGCAGTCGGACGGGTCGATCCGCAATCCGCAGTCCGGCAAGATCCTGGAGGCCGCCGGCGGCGCGACCGCCAACGGCACCCAGATCCAGCTCGGCACGTACGCGGGCGGCGCACACCAGAAGTGGGTGGTCAGCAGCGGGGTAACCGGCTGA
- a CDS encoding copper resistance CopC family protein yields MRKVLSRAVAALAATAVVTLLLPVAPASAHGQLATSTPLTGTVVREPLTQLALYFTEQPAANAHFAITGPGGSRVDNGWSYGEPKRLDKPVTEYFMVNGVFEPRLYHTGFPAMVTVAHWPAKGRYTASYLSVASDGEAVRGEVTFDYQGPGTAAPAGWSAPTAGPDPALLAQAEGGHSTNAGATGSPVAATDAPATDPAGAAPEQRGGGFPAWLVPVLIVVVVSVIVLAAARRRPATRGATTPSRRPAGSAGKGGTPGRRAATPARKPGNRSSGSRGRR; encoded by the coding sequence GTGCGTAAGGTCCTGAGTCGTGCCGTGGCGGCGCTGGCGGCGACAGCGGTGGTGACGCTGCTCCTGCCGGTCGCCCCGGCATCCGCGCACGGCCAGTTGGCGACCTCGACTCCGCTGACCGGCACCGTGGTACGCGAGCCGCTGACCCAGTTGGCCTTGTACTTCACCGAGCAGCCGGCCGCCAACGCGCACTTCGCCATCACCGGGCCGGGCGGGTCGCGGGTGGACAATGGCTGGTCCTACGGTGAGCCGAAGCGGCTGGACAAGCCGGTCACCGAATATTTCATGGTCAACGGCGTGTTCGAGCCACGGCTTTACCACACCGGCTTCCCGGCCATGGTGACCGTTGCCCACTGGCCGGCGAAGGGCCGCTACACCGCCAGCTACCTCTCGGTCGCCTCCGACGGTGAGGCGGTACGGGGCGAGGTGACCTTCGATTACCAGGGTCCGGGCACGGCGGCGCCGGCCGGCTGGTCGGCGCCGACGGCGGGGCCGGATCCGGCGCTGCTCGCCCAGGCCGAGGGCGGGCACTCGACCAACGCCGGGGCCACCGGCAGCCCGGTGGCCGCCACCGACGCTCCGGCGACCGACCCGGCCGGTGCCGCGCCGGAGCAGCGCGGCGGTGGGTTCCCGGCCTGGCTGGTCCCGGTCCTGATCGTCGTCGTGGTCTCGGTGATCGTGTTGGCGGCGGCCCGCCGTCGACCCGCCACGCGCGGAGCTACCACGCCGAGCCGTCGCCCGGCCGGCTCGGCAGGCAAGGGCGGCACCCCGGGCCGCAGGGCCGCCACGCCGGCCCGCAAGCCCGGCAATCGGTCCAGCGGTTCGCGCGGACGGCGGTAG